A section of the Jannaschia sp. S6380 genome encodes:
- a CDS encoding M48 family metalloprotease, translated as MLRDMRNDDELAFVLGHEYGDLDGQHIQKPERQARAGAPLLGVVVAAATQRAQNSGQIVGDSMEIGSVIGQRALSQTYKLESDTPGTLITHRAGYDPVRGAAYLARPDKTGSGQGQLSFWDAHPPDATRLATIMATVRQIESRGGIGRKATR; from the coding sequence ATGCTCCGCGACATGCGGAACGACGACGAGCTGGCCTTCGTACTCGGCCATGAATACGGCGACCTGGATGGCCAGCACATCCAGAAACCCGAACGGCAGGCGCGGGCCGGCGCCCCTCTGCTCGGCGTCGTCGTGGCGGCGGCCACCCAGCGGGCCCAGAACAGCGGCCAGATAGTCGGCGACAGCATGGAAATCGGCAGCGTGATCGGCCAGCGCGCGCTCTCGCAGACCTATAAGCTGGAAAGCGACACGCCGGGCACGCTCATCACGCATCGGGCCGGATACGACCCCGTGCGGGGGGCCGCGTATCTCGCCCGTCCAGACAAGACCGGATCGGGGCAGGGGCAGCTGTCGTTCTGGGACGCGCATCCGCCCGACGCGACGCGCTTGGCTACCATCATGGCCACCGTCCGCCAGATCGAATCCCGGGGCGGGATCGGGCGCAAGGCAACCCGCTGA